Proteins encoded by one window of Nasonia vitripennis strain AsymCx chromosome 5, Nvit_psr_1.1, whole genome shotgun sequence:
- the LOC107981195 gene encoding putative sodium-dependent multivitamin transporter, with product MENEKVSMLTWQDYLVIGIVLLISAGIGVYYRFTGGRQKTAEEYFSANKSMSIVPLGIALMVSFVSAITILGISAEIYAFGTQFVIHYAGIILATIVVAYFYLPVFFELNTMSVYEYLERRFGVAARLTTSIANFMQLTLYTGVVLYAPSLAIEATTGLSSKTSILVIAVICMFYSTIGGIKAVLVTDIFQAILMFASLICIMVVASSEIEGGLGNVWNIAKQGGRIEYFDYRPDPTIRHTGWCLLAAGFCLFCSLYGVNQVEVQRLLTVKSLKSARLALFVNLPLLITFGLTTSFCGLVLYAVYKDCDPVRTGEIASHDRIMPHFAATKMAIYPGLTGLFISGIFSASLSTISAMLNSLAAVFLEDYLKRIYARLGKTFPTQHATFFGKLLAVVNGCISVAIAFLAGSLGSLVQLTLSITGSICGPVLGIFTLGMFFESANEKGAICGIVTALITCMWASFGQPRPRHHPLPFHADGCNASIVLPPTTSALLISSMADKPEAEPASYFYLYRISYMWYSPMGLTITIVVGYISSLIFRKFSSSTPIEPDPSLFTPLVARRIRRRRADAARTTSSQVFTLEEPNGRRP from the exons ATGGAG AACGAAAAAGTGTCGATGCTGACATGGCAGGATTATCTGGTCATCGGGATAGTGCTGCTGATCTCGGCTGGAATCGGCGTCTACTACCGCTTCACCGGAGGCCGGCAAAAAACCGCAGAG GAGTACTTCTCGGCGAACAAGTCGATGAGCATCGTGCCACTGGGCATAGCCTTGATGGTGTCCTTCGTCTCGGCGATCACGATCCTGGGCATAAGCGCGGAGATCTACGCCTTCGGCACGCAGTTCGTCATCCACTACGCCGGAATCATCCTGGCGACCATCGTCGTCGCCTATTTCTACCTGCCGGTCTTCTTCGAGCTCAACACCATGAGCGTCTACGAG TATCTCGAAAGGCGGTTCGGCGTCGCGGCAAGACTGACGACGAGCATCGCCAACTTCATGCAGCTGACGCTGTACACCGGGGTGGTGCTGTACGCGCCGTCCCTGGCCATCGAGGCCACGACTGGACTGTCCAGCAAGACGAGTATCCTGGTAATAGCCGTGATCTGCATGTTCTACTCGACGATCGGGGGGATCAAGGCCGTCCTCGTGACCGACATATTCCAGGCGATACTCATGTTCGCCTCGCTCATCTGCATCATGGTCGTGGCGTCCAGCGAAATCGAGGGTGGACTCGGCAACGTCTGGAACATCGCTAAGCAGGGCGGCAGGATCGAGTACTTTGA TTACCGACCGGACCCGACCATACGCCACACCGGCTGGTGTCTCCTGGCGGCGGGTTTCTGCCTATTCTGCTCCCTGTACGGCGTCAACCAAGTGGAGGTTCAGCGGCTTCTGACCGTGAA ATCCTTGAAATCAGCTCGGCTGGCCTTGTTCGTGAACCTGCCGCTGCTAATCACCTTCGGCCTGACGACGTCGTTCTGCGGCCTGGTTCTCTACGCCGTGTACAAAGACTGCGATCCCGTGCGCACGGGCGAGATCGCCTCGCACGACCGGATCATGCCCCACTTCGCTGCGACGAAGATGGCCATCTACCCGGGGCTCACGGGCCTCTTCATCTCGGGCATCTTCAGCGCGAGCCTCAGCACGATCTCGGCTATGCTCAACTCCTTGGCCGCCGTCTTCCTCGAGGACTACCTCAAGCGCATCTACGCCCGGCTCGGCAAGACTTTCCCGACGCAGCACGCCACCTTCTTCGGCAAGCTCCTGGCGGTGGTCAACGGCTGCATTAGCGTCGCCATAGCCTTCCTCGCCGGCAGTCTCGGGAGCCTCGTGCAACTGACCCTCTCGATAACGGGCTCAATCTGCGGCCCGGTCCTGGGCATCTTCACTCTGGGCATGTTCTTCGAGTCGGCGAACGAGAAGGGCGCTATCTGCGGCATAGTCACCGCGCTGATCACGTGCATGTGGGCGAGCTTCGGACAGCCCCGGCCGAGGCATCATCCGCTTCCGTTTCACGCAGATGGCTGCAACGCCTCCATCGTACTGCCACCGACCACCAGCGCCCTGCTGATCTCCAGCATGGCGGA CAAACCGGAAGCAGAGCCAGCCTCCTACTTCTATCTCTACCGCATCTCCTACATGTGGTACAGCCCGATGGGCCTGACCATCACGATCGTGGTCGGCTACATCTCCAGTCTGATCTTCCGCAAGTTTTCAAGCTCGACACCCATCGAGCCGGACCCGAGCTTGTTCACACCTCTGGTGGCCCGGAGGATAAGACGACGGAGAGCCGACGCCGCGAGGACTACCAGCAGCCAAGTGTTCACGCTCGAGGAGCCGAACGGGAGGCGGCCGTGA